From Rana temporaria chromosome 5, aRanTem1.1, whole genome shotgun sequence:
cattataaccgataaaatatcactaagggctctttcacacgtccgttccgttcgtccgttttttggacgtccgttaatggaccgcaatgcttccctatgggctagcgtccgttagcggatgagcatccgctaacgtccgttagcatccgtctgcgttaaggtccgtttttttggacggaagaaaaccctatttttcttccgtccaaaaaacggaccggacgaaaaacggacgttaacggatcatccgttccgctaacgtccgtttttcaccaaaatatgtaaaaaatacaaattcaccAAACTTTAATATGTATGCAATATGCATACATAACAATAACCTTTCACCCAGGTAGTGTTTTTATTCCCAAGTCACATGTTCCCAGCACATGCTGCCCAGTTCCTGGACATTAGAGCAATTCCCTGTGTGTTATTGTCCTCCTTAAATTAATAAAATGGCAAAGGATGTTAGCCAAGAAGAGCTAATACACCTGGTACAGGATCGCCCTGCAATATGGGATAAGAGGTGTGGAGACTATAGCAACCGCTATGTCTCTAACAACAAATGGGAGGAAGTCTTTCAGGCGGTGACACCGAACTGGCAgacactaaaaaaaaatgaaaaatttgaacgtGGTAAGTAGTTTGTGGGttatgggggggtgggttgttATCTTGTAGTCCATCCATATGTCAACATCCATATCCaccggccacgtcacctgccacaagttgtgaattggccactggccacgccacctgccacgtcacctgccacaagttgtgaattggccactggccaactgccacgccacctgccacgccacctgccacaagttgtgaattggccactggccaactgccacgccacctgccacgccacctgccacaagttgtgaattggccactggccacgccacctgccacgtcacctgccacaagttgtgaattggccactggccacgccacctgccacgccacctgccacaagttgtgaattggccactggccacgccacctgccacgtcacctgccacaagttgtgaattggccactggccacgccacctgccacgtcacctgccacaagttgtgaattggccactggccaactgccacatcacctgccacatcacctgccacgccacctgccacaagttgtgaattggccactggccaactgccacgccacctgccacgccacctgccacaagttgtgagtTGGCCACTGGCCaactgccacgccacctgccacgccacctgccacaagttgtgaattggccactggccacgccacctgccacgtcacctgccacaagttgtgaattggccactggccacgccacctgccacgtcacctgccacaagttgtgaattggccactggccaactgccacatcacctgccacatcacctgccacgccacctgccacaagttgtgaattggccactggccaaCTGCCACTCcacctgccacgccacctgccacaagttgtgaattggccactggccacgccacctgccacgtcacctgccacaagttgtgaattggccactggccacgtcacctgcctcaagacCCAGGGCAGCACAAAATCTAATTACACCACTGCTATCATGGCACAACTGTTCTCCAAGTATGTGTTGTTTTAAATAGTATACGTACATTTAGTAGTTCTATGggtgtattttattttctgtttcttcATAGGAGAGAGTATCGTCACCCGCTGGCGCTCATTGAGAGACCGTTATAGGAGAGATTTGAAGGAGGAGACAATGTCCCGCAGTGGAGCTGGAGCCTCCAAGTACAAAAAGGGTGCATTTTTTGAAATGCTGGATTTCCTGCGCAACGTGATGAGCCTAAGAAGGTACCTAGCCACTTTATAACATTATTTGACCAAGTAAACTACAAATAATAAACTTGATCCACACATATAAATATCTGAATTAACAGAAATGCATAATGACCTAGTATGCATATCATAGTAGCTCATTATTAATGTATTGATTCCCTGAGATGAAAGTCCCCGTATAGGTCTTCTTTCCCCTCATTCATTGCTGCCATCACTCCTTGAGTGTCTGTTAGgtattgggggtcatttactaatggcaaatcaactttgcactgcAAGAGCACTTGTAAGTaccgtcactgtagatctgaggggaagatctgaaatgaggggaagcactgttgattttatcatccaatcacgtggacGTTAAAATActcttttttactttccttgcatgtccctctcagatctacagcgactggacTTCCAAATGCTCTGATAGTGCActggtagtgcaaagtggatttccctttagtaaataaccccgacTGTGTTTCAGGGGGTGTTGATAGCAGTCAGACAactttgtctattttttttatgcaaatatGTTCAAACCAAGTATTCAAAAAGTGGTATGTAGGGTTGACCAcagcagtatacacacacatggatctatgtattgttgaaacAAGTCTGGATTGACCTTTAACCCATCTACCAACCAATATTTTACAGTACAGCCACTAACATCAGTGAAACGGAGGAGGAAACAGATATTGAATTTTCGCAGCCAGATCCCATGGGAGAAACTGGAGTGACAGAAAGTGAGGCAGCTGAAGATGCCACTAGAGCTGCAAGACCGATTCCACCAACCCCAAGTGTGCCTGTAAGTATCGAACATAAAATGcctacttttttaaatattgtcaaAAGATAATGTGCTAATAGATATGTGTTCCACCCCTCAGATTCGTTCAGTTGGTTCAACTGTGAGAAAGCgtccacaaaaaaacaaattagaTAACGCAATGCTGAGCTTCATGGAGGAGATGAAAGCAAGAAGACCTGACTCCAACGATCCTTTTTTGGACCCTAACAACGAGGACGCTTGCTTCCTAAGAAGCCAGTACCACCTGCTACAAAAAATGAATCCGGATCGAAAACTAGATATGCGCCTGGCAATTGGCCAGTATATCGGTACTTGTCTGAAGGCTTCTATGTCAGGAGACCCTGTGCCCCAAGTTATCTCCCCTCCCCAACGCCAATTCTACCCCGATCACCCACCACCAGCTCCCTACACTCACCGATTCCAACCCAGCCCTATCCCCCATCATTACCGTGCCCCTGCCTCCACTGCCCAAAATTTTCCAGTCCAACCCCAGGCACCCAACTATGATCCCTCTCCTTCCCAGGGGACTTCACGATCTGATTCCTCCCTTTTCCCCACCCCTTATTACCAAGatctataattttattttttttggaaatttttgaTACGATACTTTAATAAATTGatttttg
This genomic window contains:
- the LOC120939613 gene encoding uncharacterized protein LOC120939613, whose protein sequence is MSRSGAGASKYKKGAFFEMLDFLRNVMSLRSTATNISETEEETDIEFSQPDPMGETGVTESEAAEDATRAARPIPPTPSVPIRSVGSTVRKRPQKNKLDNAMLSFMEEMKARRPDSNDPFLDPNNEDACFLRSQYHLLQKMNPDRKLDMRLAIGQYIGTCLKASMSGDPVPQVISPPQRQFYPDHPPPAPYTHRFQPSPIPHHYRAPASTAQNFPVQPQAPNYDPSPSQGTSRSDSSLFPTPYYQDL